The Gemmata palustris genome includes a region encoding these proteins:
- a CDS encoding helix-turn-helix transcriptional regulator, giving the protein MPSSALRLRDIRSIYELVHECRALGDDPGAWRRHWFARLGALTGADLIVGGEFAECLGARPRALGTTEWGWTNGLDRGAWIRALIEFGEDPSFSEMLVAYFARLRRDDGLCASRTELLPDASWYRSRYYEVIHLGIGVDHTLQCYRALPGAPTEFNSVTLGRAAGEKDFTTRHKALVREAHAVLAPLVGNALARFTEPSPAALAPRVREVLRCLLEGDSDKQVAARLGISKYTVNQYVKVIFTHFGVTTRPELLARWIRRGWGNGFAWVNGDGHAPK; this is encoded by the coding sequence ATGCCGTCTTCCGCACTTCGGCTCCGCGACATACGCTCCATCTACGAACTGGTTCACGAGTGCCGCGCCCTGGGTGACGACCCGGGCGCGTGGCGCCGGCACTGGTTCGCGCGGCTCGGAGCACTTACGGGCGCCGATCTCATTGTGGGTGGCGAGTTCGCAGAGTGCCTGGGGGCGCGCCCGCGCGCCCTCGGTACGACCGAGTGGGGGTGGACCAACGGGCTCGACCGAGGGGCGTGGATACGGGCGCTCATCGAGTTCGGCGAAGATCCGAGCTTTTCGGAGATGCTGGTTGCTTACTTTGCTCGCCTCCGGCGCGACGACGGCCTCTGTGCGAGTCGCACGGAACTGCTACCAGATGCGAGCTGGTACCGGTCACGATACTATGAAGTGATCCACCTCGGAATCGGTGTCGACCACACTCTGCAGTGCTACCGGGCACTTCCTGGGGCGCCGACCGAGTTTAATTCTGTCACACTCGGGCGCGCGGCCGGAGAAAAAGACTTCACCACAAGGCACAAGGCGCTCGTCCGGGAAGCTCATGCGGTACTGGCGCCGCTCGTTGGTAACGCACTGGCCCGGTTCACGGAGCCATCGCCCGCGGCCCTCGCGCCGCGGGTCCGGGAGGTGCTCCGGTGTCTACTAGAGGGGGACTCGGACAAGCAAGTTGCAGCGCGACTGGGAATCAGCAAGTACACCGTTAACCAGTACGTCAAAGTGATCTTCACTCACTTTGGGGTGACAACTCGCCCCGAGTTGCTCGCCCGGTGGATTCGCCGGGGATGGGGCAACGGGTTCGCGTGGGTCAATGGCGACGGCCACGCACCAAAATAG